Proteins encoded together in one Chitinophaga varians window:
- a CDS encoding fasciclin domain-containing protein — MKKYILFGLMTAALISCKKDDDNLSRPDKDNNNILYVIEDNKFNFSFFNTAITVTNYGPTFREKGPYTVLIPDDNAFQKSGYNTVSDVAKEKGAVLMNMVKYHTLPGKWQLDKLPFRFNQPVTTATGAQLYVTHWVHGTDTVIVVNGTRVTALNMPASNGLIQVINTVLNPLVQDKLSDAVAAEPSLTYFNAALQRAGLKDLLKGDGPLTIFAPGNDAFINAGFPTTDSIVKTDPALLRNLLQFHMLATRRFVYDYVLTTDNSNQTQQNMLNNSATTVNLQNNGNDYSITIQGAGNRQPAQVLKSNVLTNNGVLHIIDQVLTENF; from the coding sequence ATGAAGAAATATATATTGTTTGGGTTGATGACAGCCGCTTTGATTTCCTGTAAGAAGGACGACGATAACCTGTCCCGACCTGATAAAGACAACAATAATATCCTGTACGTGATCGAGGATAATAAGTTCAATTTCTCTTTTTTCAATACCGCCATAACGGTGACCAACTATGGTCCCACTTTCCGTGAGAAGGGCCCGTACACCGTGCTGATACCGGATGATAACGCTTTTCAAAAATCCGGTTATAATACTGTTTCAGACGTGGCCAAAGAAAAAGGCGCAGTGCTGATGAACATGGTAAAGTATCATACCCTGCCGGGAAAATGGCAGCTGGACAAACTGCCTTTCCGGTTTAATCAGCCGGTCACCACCGCTACAGGCGCGCAACTGTACGTTACCCATTGGGTACACGGAACAGACACCGTTATCGTGGTGAACGGCACCCGTGTGACAGCGCTCAATATGCCTGCCAGCAACGGATTGATACAGGTGATTAACACCGTGCTGAACCCGCTGGTGCAGGATAAGCTGAGCGACGCCGTGGCCGCGGAGCCATCGCTGACTTATTTCAACGCCGCCCTGCAACGCGCAGGCCTGAAAGATCTGCTGAAAGGCGATGGTCCGCTCACCATATTCGCCCCCGGCAACGACGCTTTCATCAATGCCGGTTTTCCTACCACCGACAGCATTGTGAAAACCGATCCCGCATTGCTGCGCAACCTGCTACAGTTCCATATGCTGGCCACCCGCCGCTTCGTATATGACTACGTGTTGACAACTGACAACAGCAACCAGACGCAGCAGAATATGCTCAATAACAGCGCCACCACCGTTAACCTGCAAAATAACGGCAACGACTATAGTATCACCATCCAGGGAGCCGGTAACCGGCAACCGGCACAGGTGCTGAAGTCCAATGTGCTGACCAACAACGGGGTGTTGCATATTATCGATCAGGTATTAACGGAAAACTTCTGA
- a CDS encoding fasciclin domain-containing protein translates to MMKRKYFIYTFALFLLFLSACRLKDAQVTPVGKPLEYAGPTRKIRELLDSTNLTVYKAIWKKVNMDSVIADGAWQAYTLLAPTDDAFAKAGITADKVKVMQVEDLDTLLFYHVLDSWLSGDQLKKLTGSNNMRSLLRRTDLPGFYSNDPYIYAQYLGYHDGKLMINGKPYTLKPLEAINGTIYLLDAVLNKPAQDMYDYLLNNPEFSYLMEAFRISDSIYQLSWKQPRMTDLLKTTAQYKSFTLFAPTNRAFQQSGFNTVDDLRQRALLYDVGDSYYNDNMYYVSPTTSLDSVLSANHLDFNAAMKPNYPLVLFSNDLTDNAMLAGFQIRPGSTYHEGPQFIRLSFANNAGSIMVKQLGSSLPARKLVTTDLLFRNGVIHVIDDGLFMP, encoded by the coding sequence ATGATGAAGAGAAAATATTTCATATATACGTTTGCGTTATTCCTGCTGTTTCTCTCCGCCTGCCGGTTAAAAGATGCACAGGTGACACCGGTGGGCAAGCCCCTGGAGTATGCCGGGCCTACCCGCAAAATCCGTGAACTGCTGGACAGCACCAACCTCACTGTTTACAAGGCTATCTGGAAAAAGGTGAATATGGATTCCGTGATCGCTGACGGAGCCTGGCAGGCCTATACATTGCTGGCACCGACAGATGACGCTTTCGCTAAAGCCGGTATCACGGCGGACAAAGTGAAGGTCATGCAGGTTGAAGACCTCGATACCCTGTTGTTTTACCATGTACTCGACAGCTGGCTGTCAGGCGACCAATTGAAAAAACTCACCGGCAGCAACAATATGCGTTCGCTGCTGCGGCGCACAGACCTGCCGGGCTTCTACAGCAATGACCCTTATATCTACGCGCAGTATCTGGGATATCATGACGGTAAACTGATGATTAACGGGAAACCCTACACGCTGAAGCCGCTGGAAGCCATCAACGGTACCATCTACCTGCTGGACGCCGTGCTGAACAAACCGGCGCAGGACATGTACGATTACCTGCTTAATAATCCTGAATTCAGTTACCTGATGGAAGCCTTTCGTATCAGCGACAGTATTTACCAGTTGTCGTGGAAGCAGCCCCGGATGACGGACCTGCTGAAAACAACAGCGCAATACAAATCGTTCACACTGTTTGCGCCTACCAACCGCGCTTTTCAGCAATCCGGGTTTAATACGGTGGATGATCTCCGGCAAAGGGCATTGCTTTATGACGTGGGGGATTCCTACTACAATGATAACATGTATTACGTGAGCCCCACCACGTCATTGGACTCCGTGCTGTCGGCCAATCACCTGGATTTTAATGCTGCCATGAAGCCCAATTATCCGTTGGTGCTGTTTTCCAACGACCTGACGGACAACGCCATGCTGGCAGGTTTCCAGATCAGGCCCGGATCTACTTATCACGAAGGGCCGCAGTTTATCCGGCTTTCGTTTGCCAATAATGCCGGAAGCATTATGGTAAAGCAGCTCGGCTCATCCCTGCCCGCCCGCAAACTGGTAACAACCGACCTGCTTTTCCGTAACGGGGTGATTCACGTGATAGACGATGGTCTGTTTATGCCATAA
- a CDS encoding fasciclin domain-containing protein, whose translation MKRYFIAYISLLMLWVTACKKIDVTGDEHTSDIRTIGDFIHNNYDLSLLSAALQQTGLLDSLNTDGPFTIWAPDNKAFNDIGIKKPDDFDRMNRDSLRTALKNLMLKDRLYTSVIPTQLDNRYACLGGMSSYISVGVIGTNADAFPTAFNGSLVYDVGKRNLGMKNGVIHILKGVPKYNERNTQEWLAADTTLSIFVALLKKTNQWDALKTEGPFTIYAPVNDAFRNSQLTPDSIAKIDLARYKPLAFNIYTLGLKPHHILMNDMTVIGATSARIDLGDGYSINPNPYGGFNVYAPGGKWNYHTPGGVDIADGAKGRDIMTTNGVVNRINNILLYPDSLLIK comes from the coding sequence ATGAAAAGATACTTCATCGCTTATATTTCCTTGTTGATGCTGTGGGTAACGGCCTGTAAAAAGATAGACGTTACCGGTGACGAACACACGTCCGATATCCGCACTATAGGTGACTTTATACACAATAACTACGATCTGAGCCTGTTGTCTGCCGCTTTGCAGCAAACGGGGCTGCTGGACAGTCTCAATACAGATGGGCCTTTCACCATATGGGCGCCGGACAATAAAGCGTTTAACGATATCGGCATCAAAAAGCCGGACGACTTTGACCGGATGAACAGGGACAGTCTGCGTACCGCCCTGAAAAATCTGATGCTCAAAGACCGTTTATACACGTCCGTTATCCCCACGCAGCTGGACAACCGCTATGCCTGCCTTGGCGGCATGTCGTCCTATATTTCCGTGGGCGTTATAGGCACCAACGCTGATGCCTTTCCCACGGCCTTTAACGGAAGCCTGGTATATGATGTGGGCAAACGTAACCTGGGCATGAAAAACGGGGTCATACATATACTGAAAGGAGTGCCCAAATACAACGAACGAAACACGCAGGAATGGCTGGCAGCAGATACCACCCTGTCCATTTTCGTGGCTTTGCTGAAGAAAACCAATCAATGGGATGCCCTGAAGACAGAAGGCCCGTTCACCATATATGCACCGGTGAATGACGCTTTTCGCAATTCTCAGCTGACACCCGACAGTATCGCCAAAATAGACCTGGCACGTTACAAGCCGCTGGCATTTAACATATATACGCTTGGGTTAAAACCACATCATATCCTGATGAATGATATGACGGTTATCGGCGCCACCAGCGCCCGTATTGACCTGGGAGACGGATATTCCATTAATCCCAACCCCTACGGTGGTTTTAACGTCTATGCGCCGGGAGGTAAATGGAACTACCATACCCCCGGCGGTGTAGACATTGCGGATGGTGCAAAAGGACGGGATATCATGACCACCAACGGAGTGGTGAACCGTATCAATAACATCCTGTTGTACCCGGACTCCCTTTTAATCAAATAA
- a CDS encoding DUF4397 domain-containing protein, producing MQAVKYFFLTFLLTGLWACKKDKADYLFRELPQQPPLTASTVRLMNMGRTATELIINDTPLTSFVQPNIEGYFLDARPTLYFQNGRMGSSYTIPQRFIGANGNAHIKIGSMIYGHKELIYPKEFDIHEDVNNPTDFYNVLYGDHGGSNILGDDSLFAIPRSISPPANPEHFKIRLLNLSSAPDAASLEGDMSLVFADGTKVSATTNNIATGKYSDYIELPYGTYQFKAMTNDGRLLPAVRVNADELLSVVNRTTGTMTNGNNPVVDTRLTYAPIRTFQPGGVYTIMVCASMSFSSLDAGSSSASPAGINSYRIIADNKEALNITYGRLQAVNAMPGVSVSVSVDSKPLQEGAMAFSKATGYKTLVNGTHTVQLTDASGKKLAEQSLTIQGSDNYTAWVYPGENGQPAMKLVANNLSGSFYLSSNPKGDDGSNDQYTYSMPFKIRFLNLTTDIPEVTFTGANGALLNDFLSFRGGSSQHISRGQVITDQPYIFFSPLTGIKKLGVYASQPGVLPGDWIQEIPQLSGTDFIARPELYAGLLPAYETGVYTVALTGSLHPKNAGEAAASMIIIKHNQ from the coding sequence ATGCAAGCAGTAAAATATTTTTTCCTGACATTCCTTCTTACAGGGCTGTGGGCCTGCAAGAAAGACAAAGCGGACTACCTGTTCCGGGAACTGCCGCAACAGCCGCCGCTGACAGCATCCACCGTGCGGCTGATGAACATGGGACGGACTGCCACAGAACTGATCATCAATGATACGCCACTGACCAGTTTCGTACAGCCTAATATCGAAGGGTACTTTCTCGACGCACGGCCTACACTGTATTTTCAGAACGGTCGTATGGGCAGCAGTTATACCATTCCGCAGCGGTTTATCGGCGCTAACGGGAACGCACATATAAAAATCGGGAGCATGATATACGGTCATAAGGAACTGATATATCCCAAGGAGTTTGATATCCATGAGGATGTGAACAACCCGACCGATTTCTACAATGTGTTGTACGGCGATCATGGGGGCAGCAATATACTGGGTGATGACTCCCTGTTTGCCATTCCTCGCTCCATATCCCCGCCGGCCAACCCGGAACATTTCAAAATACGCCTGCTGAACCTCAGCTCCGCACCGGATGCAGCGTCTCTTGAAGGAGATATGTCACTCGTATTTGCAGACGGGACAAAAGTAAGCGCCACTACCAACAACATCGCCACCGGGAAATATTCAGATTATATAGAACTGCCTTATGGTACTTACCAGTTTAAAGCGATGACCAACGACGGCAGACTGCTGCCGGCCGTGAGAGTAAATGCTGATGAGTTGTTGAGCGTTGTTAACAGAACGACAGGCACCATGACAAACGGTAACAATCCTGTAGTAGATACCCGCCTTACGTATGCGCCTATACGTACATTTCAGCCCGGTGGTGTTTATACCATCATGGTATGCGCCAGCATGAGCTTTAGCTCGCTCGATGCCGGCAGCAGTTCTGCTTCTCCGGCAGGTATCAACAGCTATCGTATCATCGCAGACAACAAAGAAGCGTTAAATATCACCTATGGCCGTTTACAGGCGGTGAATGCCATGCCCGGTGTATCTGTTTCTGTCAGCGTGGACAGCAAGCCCCTGCAGGAAGGTGCTATGGCTTTTTCCAAAGCTACCGGATATAAAACATTGGTCAACGGTACACATACCGTGCAGCTCACAGATGCCAGCGGTAAGAAACTCGCCGAGCAGTCCCTGACCATACAGGGCAGCGATAACTATACCGCCTGGGTATATCCGGGAGAGAATGGTCAACCGGCGATGAAGCTGGTGGCCAATAACCTCAGCGGTAGTTTTTATCTCAGCAGCAACCCTAAAGGCGATGACGGCAGCAATGACCAGTATACTTATTCCATGCCGTTTAAGATACGTTTCCTGAACCTTACCACTGATATCCCTGAAGTGACCTTCACAGGCGCCAATGGCGCGCTGTTGAATGATTTCCTGAGCTTCAGAGGCGGCAGCAGCCAGCATATCAGTAGGGGACAGGTCATCACTGATCAGCCGTATATCTTTTTCTCTCCTTTGACGGGCATCAAAAAGCTGGGCGTATACGCTTCCCAGCCGGGTGTGCTGCCGGGTGACTGGATACAGGAAATTCCGCAGCTGTCCGGTACTGATTTTATTGCCCGTCCGGAATTATATGCCGGCTTGCTGCCCGCTTATGAAACAGGCGTGTATACCGTAGCGCTGACAGGTAGCCTGCATCCGAAGAATGCCGGCGAAGCCGCTGCCAGCATGATTATCATCAAACATAACCAATAA
- a CDS encoding TonB-dependent receptor, which translates to MNFFLGKPCAYFKWVMRISFYVMVASIVTTNLMASVSTKGQSVERTRLSADFRKTPLRTALEQLSARSGIRIYFNDEKVDNAQRVSIHTDDAPLLEILDKLLAPAGLAAQVYSDNKITVVPLSAIPPPVKGTVTDKNNGTPLPGVGIRIKGQSGGVITDGSGHFSISIPEEGAVLVISYIGYQQQELKVAAGTTSLQIAMKPSRTQLNEVQVQARRKTNTEASVLAERKASAIVQDAISAANIERTASITTTQALQRVSGVTITDDKYVAIRGLGDRSVIGQLNGVRLASSDPDRSAIPLDLVPAALLDNITIYKTYTPDKPADAAAGIIELKTRSVPDTAVLSVIAQTGFNSNIGLGGSINSFNNADPGFLGQKVKQAGLSKDFIALGSQYPGGFSQVQSMIANSGNDPQLKQEVNRINNIMHGFDPVLTTRYTTAKMNQLYSVTYGNSFNAFRKHKLGVIAGVNYYQRATDIHGGDLTQWSIYQGVLTGNNQVNSTRIIPNYITPNNINLGKYISYKENTGTSTLNYGFLGGLTYRFNPRHEISMQYMGSRGAEVQATNLYGAYEYTGLSGDVSNIVYSLKRSYRTLNTFNLQGEHKLTAGEYAPRLSYNFATSTSSQDDPDYRFVNLAAYTPVGGGAISVPGSLPNSTGVTGTPVYYSLVSGYVNGYGPYGIIQADPNGRRYRSLKETNYNYKADLTLPFRLLGKRQEFKTGFNYLFRDRQFRENVLSLPGSNFSSTGNQALYTVHGNLDRLVGYDQIGIKQPNGPVGEGQPAVGGFLYNAQKSPNNYKGSFETRAFYGMLDLHLLDNLRLTGGARFELTDIRTAVDTAGVFLDPALTTPNKDGQTVKLVFTQPYSVYKTDYKPYYSLNLTYTLQENMNFRLGYSTTLARPELREITNVFEFDPFQFALVVGNPKLVNQSTTNYDFRWEWFPHSGEVIAASAFYKQIDHQLTKVYTQNSAGLDARFPEFPAIRFENDPNRGQVYGIELEVVKNLGRWWYPLRNFNLGSNLLLAQSEIKKSPERLNDSRIVDRRSPSNSPLFEQAPYSINAYLNYNNPRTRTDLTLTFNEVGERLIQINLTGEPDLYSRPAPVLDFVFSQYLTKRLQLKGYAKNILNPAWREVYANPGTGGKYYGNMYIRRSYFRGTEFMLGLNYNIF; encoded by the coding sequence ATGAATTTTTTCCTGGGGAAACCCTGCGCTTATTTTAAATGGGTTATGCGTATCTCCTTTTATGTAATGGTGGCTTCCATTGTTACAACAAACCTGATGGCCAGTGTGAGCACCAAAGGGCAGTCCGTGGAACGGACACGCCTCTCGGCCGATTTCAGGAAAACGCCGCTCCGGACAGCACTGGAACAGCTGTCTGCCAGGTCCGGTATCCGGATCTACTTCAACGATGAAAAAGTGGATAATGCGCAACGGGTGTCTATCCATACCGACGATGCGCCACTGCTGGAGATCCTGGACAAATTGCTTGCCCCGGCCGGATTGGCGGCACAGGTGTATAGCGACAATAAAATCACGGTCGTGCCCCTGAGCGCCATTCCTCCGCCGGTGAAAGGTACCGTAACGGATAAAAACAACGGCACGCCCCTGCCGGGCGTAGGTATCCGCATCAAAGGCCAGAGCGGCGGCGTTATCACTGACGGCTCCGGCCATTTCAGCATCAGCATCCCGGAAGAAGGCGCTGTACTGGTGATCTCCTATATCGGTTACCAGCAACAGGAACTGAAAGTAGCAGCAGGCACCACCTCCCTGCAGATCGCGATGAAACCTTCCCGTACCCAGCTGAATGAAGTACAGGTACAGGCCCGCCGTAAAACCAATACGGAAGCTTCCGTCCTCGCAGAAAGAAAAGCCTCCGCCATCGTGCAGGACGCCATCTCTGCGGCCAACATCGAAAGAACGGCCAGCATCACCACCACCCAGGCTTTACAACGGGTGTCCGGTGTTACCATCACTGACGATAAATATGTGGCTATCCGCGGTCTGGGCGACAGAAGCGTGATCGGACAGCTCAACGGCGTACGCCTCGCCTCTTCTGATCCGGACCGCAGCGCTATCCCGCTGGACCTCGTGCCGGCAGCCCTGCTCGATAATATCACCATCTATAAAACCTATACGCCAGACAAACCGGCCGATGCCGCTGCGGGCATCATCGAACTGAAAACCCGCTCTGTGCCGGATACGGCGGTGCTCAGCGTTATCGCGCAGACAGGCTTCAATTCCAATATCGGACTGGGAGGCAGCATCAACAGCTTCAACAATGCAGACCCCGGTTTCCTGGGCCAGAAAGTGAAGCAGGCAGGCCTGTCTAAAGACTTCATTGCACTCGGTAGTCAATACCCCGGTGGATTTTCACAGGTGCAGTCCATGATCGCCAACAGCGGCAATGACCCGCAGCTGAAGCAGGAGGTGAACCGCATCAACAATATTATGCACGGCTTCGACCCGGTGCTCACTACCCGTTATACAACAGCGAAAATGAACCAGCTTTACTCCGTGACCTACGGCAACAGCTTTAACGCTTTTCGCAAACATAAACTGGGCGTGATCGCTGGTGTCAACTACTATCAGCGGGCGACAGACATCCACGGCGGAGACCTCACCCAGTGGAGCATCTACCAGGGCGTACTTACTGGTAATAACCAGGTGAACAGCACCCGTATCATCCCTAATTATATCACACCTAATAACATCAACCTGGGGAAGTATATCTCCTACAAGGAAAATACCGGTACCTCCACGCTCAACTATGGATTTCTCGGAGGCCTCACTTACCGCTTTAATCCCCGTCATGAAATCAGTATGCAGTACATGGGCAGCAGGGGAGCGGAAGTACAGGCGACCAATTTATACGGCGCCTACGAGTACACCGGTTTATCAGGAGATGTGAGCAACATCGTGTATTCGCTGAAGCGCAGCTACCGTACCCTCAATACCTTTAACCTGCAGGGGGAACATAAACTGACAGCGGGCGAATACGCGCCCCGGTTGAGTTACAACTTCGCCACCTCCACTTCCAGCCAGGATGATCCGGATTACCGTTTTGTGAACCTCGCGGCTTACACGCCTGTTGGCGGCGGTGCTATCAGCGTGCCTGGCAGCCTGCCTAATTCTACCGGTGTTACCGGCACACCAGTATATTATTCACTGGTGTCCGGTTATGTGAATGGCTATGGCCCCTACGGTATCATCCAGGCAGATCCCAACGGCCGTCGTTACCGCAGCCTGAAGGAAACGAACTATAACTACAAAGCCGATCTGACGCTGCCTTTCCGCCTGCTGGGCAAACGGCAGGAATTCAAAACAGGCTTCAACTACCTTTTCCGCGACCGTCAGTTCAGGGAAAACGTGCTTTCATTGCCAGGCTCCAACTTCTCGTCCACCGGCAACCAGGCGCTGTATACCGTTCATGGCAACCTCGATCGACTCGTAGGCTATGACCAGATCGGCATCAAACAACCAAACGGCCCTGTCGGTGAAGGACAGCCTGCTGTTGGCGGGTTCCTGTACAACGCACAGAAATCTCCCAATAACTATAAAGGCTCCTTTGAAACACGCGCTTTCTATGGTATGCTGGACCTGCACCTGCTGGACAACCTGCGGTTAACAGGTGGTGCCCGTTTTGAGCTGACCGATATCCGCACGGCGGTGGACACTGCCGGCGTTTTCCTGGACCCTGCACTGACCACCCCCAACAAAGACGGGCAGACCGTGAAGCTGGTATTTACCCAACCTTACTCTGTCTACAAAACAGACTATAAGCCCTATTATTCCCTGAACCTTACCTATACCCTGCAGGAAAACATGAACTTCCGCTTAGGGTACAGCACCACGCTGGCAAGGCCGGAGCTGCGTGAAATCACCAACGTGTTTGAGTTCGATCCCTTCCAGTTTGCACTGGTAGTGGGTAATCCCAAACTGGTGAACCAGTCCACTACCAACTACGATTTCCGTTGGGAATGGTTCCCTCATTCCGGTGAAGTGATCGCCGCTTCTGCCTTTTACAAACAGATAGACCATCAGCTGACGAAGGTGTACACCCAGAACTCTGCCGGCCTGGACGCCCGTTTCCCTGAGTTTCCGGCCATCCGCTTTGAGAATGACCCTAACCGTGGACAGGTATATGGCATCGAGCTGGAAGTAGTGAAAAACCTCGGCAGATGGTGGTATCCGCTTCGGAACTTTAATCTCGGTTCCAACCTGTTGCTGGCACAGAGTGAAATCAAAAAGTCACCTGAACGGCTAAACGATTCCAGGATCGTGGACCGCCGGTCCCCGTCCAACAGCCCGCTGTTTGAACAGGCGCCTTATTCCATCAACGCTTATCTGAACTATAACAACCCGCGCACCCGCACAGACCTCACCCTTACGTTCAACGAAGTAGGTGAGCGGCTGATACAGATCAACCTGACCGGTGAGCCCGACCTGTACAGCAGGCCTGCACCCGTACTGGATTTTGTTTTCAGTCAATATCTCACCAAAAGGTTACAACTGAAAGGATATGCCAAAAACATTCTCAACCCCGCCTGGAGAGAAGTATATGCCAATCCCGGCACCGGAGGGAAGTACTACGGTAACATGTATATCCGTCGCAGTTATTTCAGAGGCACTGAATTTATGCTGGGATTGAATTATAATATTTTCTAA
- a CDS encoding FecR family protein, with translation MQDRNELNRLIDNYLNGKATPEETIWLNNWFEQLHTPGKDQDVNRRELGQRIFEAVQVQLDMAAPQEETLTVRRSSRVVRWRIAASVISAALVAGGGWWYQSAVKTRKPLAKMLDLRTQGGQMTKITLTDSSVVWLNANSHLRYPEAFADDRTVYLQGEAYFDIHPDPGHPFIIESGGYRTKVLGTAFSIHAHAAPQIYKVTVASGKVAVFKSADSSRIAYLTADQELRINEDAGTQQVRTVHAQTKMSWKEGSLTFEKDFLSEVVISLQSRYGVTFAFKKTQLKNMEISGIFDHSQSLNDILKILSKVYGLHFSRQANGIIHIS, from the coding sequence ATGCAGGACAGGAATGAATTAAACAGGCTTATAGATAATTATCTCAACGGAAAAGCCACACCGGAAGAAACCATCTGGCTTAATAACTGGTTTGAACAGCTGCATACGCCCGGTAAAGACCAGGACGTTAATCGCCGTGAACTGGGACAGCGCATTTTTGAGGCCGTGCAGGTACAGCTGGATATGGCCGCGCCGCAGGAAGAAACGCTGACTGTTCGCCGTAGCTCACGCGTGGTACGGTGGCGTATTGCCGCTTCCGTTATTTCAGCCGCGCTGGTGGCCGGCGGTGGCTGGTGGTACCAGTCGGCCGTGAAAACACGCAAGCCGCTCGCCAAAATGCTGGACCTGCGCACACAAGGCGGACAGATGACCAAGATCACGCTGACAGACAGTTCTGTGGTATGGCTCAATGCCAACAGCCACCTGCGGTACCCGGAAGCATTTGCTGATGACCGCACGGTATATCTTCAGGGAGAAGCATATTTCGACATCCATCCTGATCCCGGACATCCTTTTATTATCGAAAGTGGCGGCTACAGGACCAAAGTACTGGGCACCGCTTTCAGTATCCACGCACATGCGGCACCACAAATATACAAGGTGACCGTAGCCTCCGGAAAGGTGGCGGTGTTTAAATCGGCCGACAGCAGCCGTATCGCATACCTCACCGCTGACCAGGAGCTGCGCATCAATGAAGATGCCGGCACCCAACAGGTAAGGACCGTACACGCACAAACGAAAATGTCCTGGAAAGAAGGAAGCCTTACCTTTGAAAAAGACTTCCTGTCGGAAGTGGTGATATCCCTTCAAAGCCGCTATGGCGTGACGTTCGCCTTCAAAAAGACACAGCTGAAAAATATGGAGATCAGCGGCATTTTTGATCATTCCCAATCACTCAACGATATCCTGAAAATATTAAGTAAAGTATACGGCCTGCACTTCAGCCGGCAGGCAAACGGTATTATACATATTTCCTGA
- a CDS encoding RNA polymerase sigma factor — protein sequence MAIEKEGLPDEGLLVERLRQGDEKAFRALYDFYWEKQYDLAYYKLGEKTLAEEITQEVFVALWIQREALDPGKPVGAWLYGVAKNRILNTYRKQLSHHKYLQHAPLQEITHNTTEQLSFNELNAAVQQRINELPDKCREVFTMSRIQGFNTQQIAEMLNISPKTVNNHLVKALRIMRVNLKDYIALLVLLSIRR from the coding sequence ATGGCTATTGAAAAGGAAGGACTTCCGGATGAAGGGCTGCTGGTAGAAAGGCTGCGTCAGGGCGATGAAAAAGCTTTCCGTGCGCTGTATGATTTCTATTGGGAGAAGCAGTACGACCTCGCTTATTACAAGCTGGGCGAGAAAACATTGGCGGAAGAGATCACCCAGGAAGTGTTTGTGGCCCTGTGGATACAGCGCGAAGCGCTGGACCCCGGAAAGCCTGTGGGCGCCTGGTTATATGGCGTTGCCAAAAACAGGATACTCAATACCTACCGTAAACAGTTGTCCCACCACAAATACCTGCAACATGCCCCCCTGCAGGAAATTACCCATAACACGACAGAACAATTATCTTTTAATGAGCTGAATGCCGCCGTACAGCAAAGGATCAATGAACTGCCCGACAAATGCCGGGAAGTGTTTACCATGAGCCGTATACAGGGCTTCAATACGCAGCAGATCGCTGAAATGCTGAACATCTCCCCCAAAACTGTCAACAACCACCTCGTAAAAGCACTCCGCATAATGCGGGTGAACCTGAAAGACTATATCGCGCTGTTGGTCCTCTTGTCTATCCGCAGGTAA
- a CDS encoding polysaccharide deacetylase family protein, whose product MSNRRTFIKQASATGALSVLPFTQLFSDSPKTKIMNNPTHWADGSRLVVSVSMQFEAGGQPDNAESPFPQNMQQGFRDLPAATWYQYGYKEGIPRMLDNWDKLGIKVTSHMVGTAVLNHPELAKEIVRRGHEAAAHGMNWSSQYNLSYEEEKKFIKDGADAVKQVTGVMPVGYNANWLRRGENTLKILQELGFIYHIDDLSRDEPFVIQVNRKDFAVVPYTLRCNDILLIEGKNFSAGQFVEQVKMEFDQLYLESAQRRRQMSISFHDRIGGTPQMVKAAHDIIRYIQDHKGVSFKRKDDIAKMILQDKTAVRE is encoded by the coding sequence ATGAGCAATCGCAGAACATTTATCAAACAGGCCAGCGCCACCGGCGCACTCAGCGTTTTACCCTTTACGCAACTTTTTTCTGACAGCCCAAAAACAAAAATCATGAATAATCCTACTCACTGGGCCGATGGTTCCCGGCTGGTGGTCTCCGTGTCCATGCAGTTTGAAGCCGGTGGCCAGCCGGACAATGCAGAAAGCCCTTTCCCGCAAAATATGCAGCAAGGTTTCCGTGACCTGCCTGCCGCTACCTGGTACCAGTACGGCTACAAGGAAGGTATTCCCAGAATGCTGGACAACTGGGACAAACTGGGCATTAAAGTGACTTCCCACATGGTGGGCACAGCAGTGCTCAATCATCCGGAACTGGCGAAGGAGATCGTTCGCCGCGGCCATGAAGCAGCAGCGCACGGGATGAACTGGAGTTCGCAGTACAACCTTTCTTATGAGGAAGAGAAAAAGTTTATCAAAGACGGTGCAGACGCCGTGAAACAGGTAACGGGCGTAATGCCCGTAGGATATAACGCCAACTGGTTACGGAGAGGAGAAAATACCCTGAAGATATTACAGGAACTGGGTTTTATTTATCATATTGATGACCTGAGCAGAGATGAACCTTTTGTGATACAGGTCAACCGGAAAGATTTTGCCGTAGTGCCCTACACCCTGCGCTGCAATGATATCCTGTTGATAGAAGGGAAAAATTTCTCTGCCGGCCAGTTTGTTGAACAGGTGAAGATGGAGTTCGACCAGCTGTACCTGGAAAGTGCGCAACGCCGCAGACAAATGTCCATCAGTTTTCATGACCGCATCGGCGGTACGCCACAGATGGTGAAAGCCGCACATGACATCATCCGTTATATACAAGACCACAAGGGCGTGAGCTTCAAACGTAAAGATGATATTGCAAAAATGATTTTACAGGATAAAACGGCGGTGAGGGAATAG